CGGGTCAACAGCACAAAAGCGGCGGCTGCGAACAAAGAAGCGCTGCAAACTCGCCAGGGGGGCGGGACAGCCCGCGCCGCGCCCCCTCCCCAAGCCGGGCGGGCGTGCCCGGCCATGGGGTCCTCGCGGCGCCCCGACGGCGCTCTTACCTGGCCGGCGCGGACCTCTTTCTCCAGCTCGCGGTGGCGGTTGTGCCACACGAGGTAGTGCAGCGGGTACTTGCCCTCGGGccccttcctggaggaggcgttGGCGGGGATCATCGCCCGCTCCTCATGCCGGGGCCGCGGCGCCCGGCCCGGGAGGAGGGACCGCGCCAGAGCCAGGGCCCGGAGCCGCGGGGCGGGGGGCCAGCGCTGCCTGCTCGCAGGGCTGCGGCTCGGGCATGTGCTAGCGGCGCCGGCGGGCGGGGGTGGCGCGCCCGGAACGGTGCGGGCGGCGCGGGCCGCGGGCGTCCTCGCGAGGCGGCGGGCGGCGCGGAGAGGCCCCCACCCGCCCGGAGAGGGCGCGGGCACTCGGCGGCGCGGCGCGGACTCGCGCCTCGCCTCCCACACCCCCGCGTACAAAGACGCTGCTCGGCCGAGGGAGCAGGCGCCCGCAGCGGGCGCGGGGGCGCACGGGGCGAGGGCCCCAGGGACGCCGCCGCCGCAGGGACGCGCGCCCGCAGCTGCATAGCCCGGCCCTCAGCCCGAGCGGTCGGCTAGGGATGCGGGGATgcgggggagagaggagggggacgTGGGTGCCCTGGGCAGNNNNNNNNNNNNNNNNNNNNNNNNNNNNNNNNNNNNNNNNNNNNNNNNNNNNNNNNNNNNNNNNNNNNNNNNNNNNNNNNNNNNNNNNNNNNNNNNNNNNNNNNNNNNNNNNNNNNNNNNNNNNNNNNNNNNNNNNNNNNNNNNNNNNNNNNNNNNNNNNNNNNNNNNNNNNNNNNNNNNNNNNNNNNNNNNNNNNNNNNNNNNNNNNNNNNNNNNNNNNNNNNNNNNNNNNNNNNNNNNNNNNNNNNNNNNNNNNNNNNNNNNNNNNNNNNNNNNNNNNNNNNNNNNNNNNNNNNNNNNNNNNNNNNNNNNNNNNNNNNNNNNNNNNNNNNNNNNNNNNNNNNNNNNNNNNNNNNNNNNNNNNNNNNNNNNNNNNNNNNNNNNNNNNNNNNNNNNNNNNNNNNNNNNNNNNNNNNNNNNNNNNNNNNNNNNNNNNNNNNNNNNNNNNNNNNNNNNNNNNNNNNNNNNNNNNNNNNNNNNNNNNNNNNNNNNNNNNNNNNtgccctccccactcccttccgCCTCGCCGGCGCGTCCTCGCTCCCTCCCCGTGGCCTCCGCTCCTTTCACCTCTTGCTCCTGCTTGTCGCAATCACTGTACAAAGGGCCGTGGGCGGGAGTGGGGGGCGGGTGAGGGGAGCCGGGACCGAACTGGCTGCCTCTGCGGGGCCGCGGCCAATCCGGAGtgtaccccctccctccccgcgggaGGGCCCTGGGCAGCCGCCGCGGCCCCGCGGAGCCGCGGCCAGAGCGGGGAGCTCGCCAAGGGGACGTCCCCGCCGCTGCCGCCCGCCGGGGGCTCTCCGGCCTCGCCATGCCGCCGTGGGGCGCCGCCCTCGCCCTGCTCCTGGCCGCGCTCGCCCTGCTTGGCCTGCTCTCCGCGCTGCTGCGGCGCCCCGGGAGGCGCGCCGTCGGAGCGAGGACCCTGCCAGGGGCGCAGGGCCGAGACCACGAGGAGGAGGTGGACGGCGCAGGCTCCGCGGACCAGTTCAGCGACAGGCGTGAGCCTCTGCCCGGCGGGTGCAGGCTCATCTGTAAGCCGTCGGCGCTGGCCCAGTGCCTGCTGCGCGCCTTGCGACGCTCGACAGCGCTGGAGCCGGGCCCGCGCTGCTGGCTCTCCGGGCCCCACCTGCAGACCCTCTGCCATTTCGTGCTGCCGGTGGGGCCGGGGTCCGATCTGGCCCGGGAGTACCTACAGTTGGCGGACGACGGGCTGGTGGCCCTGGACTGGGTCGTGGGACCTTGCGCCCGGGGCCGCCGGGTCACCAACGCCGGGGGCCTCCCGGCGGTGCTGCTGGTGATTCCCAATGCCTGGGGACGCCTCACCCGCAACGTGCTCGGCCTCTGCCTGCTGGCCCTGGAGCGCGGCTACTACCCGGTCATCTTCCACCGTCGCGGCCACCACGGCTGCCCACTGGTCAGCCCCCGGCTGCAGCCTTTCGGGGACCCGTCTGATCTCAAAGAGGCCATCACTTACATCCGCTTCCGACACCCCGCAGCCCCGCTGTTCGCGGTGAGCGAGGGCTCAGGCTCGGCGCTGCTGCTGTCCTACCTGGGCGAGTGTGGCTCCTCCAGCTACATGACCGGTGCAGCCTGCATCTCGCCGGTGCTATGCTGCCGCGAGTGGTTTGAGGCCGGCCTGCCCTGGCCCTACGAGCGGGGCTTTCTGCTCCACCAGAAGATTGCCCTCAGCAGGTGGGTAACGGAGGCTGCAGACAAGCAATGGGGGAATAGAGGTTTGGGGCTGAGAAACGGCTCTGCCTGGTTTTGAATCAAACAGGTTTAGAGCAATTTGGGCAATGTTTTCCTCACACACTTCCTGAAGCGTCCAAACCCTCTAGTCTGGACAGAATCAGGGAAACAGGTTTAAAAGCCACAGACGGACTCAGCATCATTAGCTAGAGCAGGGACTCCTGACCTGGGGCCCCCTGGCCTCACCTCAGCCCCACCGTGTCTTAGCAACCTGAGCATCTGCCCCACCCGCCACAAGAGGCAGCACCTGACACGTACATCGCTTAGTCCATAGCTTGTCAAATCAGCAAAGAGGGCTCTGGAAGCAATTGTGACTGGTTATCTGTCCAGAATGTTTCCTCTGAGCCTGGAGGTGACAGGAAGCAGAAATTTGATGGtatttgatttattaaaattctttagaCCTGACAGATGTTTTGCATATTCCAAggtatatattcaatatttaatgcaaaaattttaagagtatttaaacatttttttttaatctccaaaaagaaaagaatctaccACCAGGGTGACAGGGGAGAATTTTCCACTGAGAAGGCCTGAGTGACATTCCCACAGCAAATAACCAGGCCTCTGCTTACACTGTTGTTTTCCTAGGAGATGGAAGAATGAGGTCAAAGACATGATGGCAGCAGTGTGGTGTGGCAGAAAGACCTGGGATGTGGGGTCAGACccacttgggttcaaatcctgaatTTCCAGCAAATTAGCTAACCCATTTGAGCCTCACTTCCCTCTTCAGTTAAATGGAGTTTATAATAACCACTTCCCAAGGTGGTTATAAGCATGAAATAAGATAACGAAAGTAAGGGGCCTGGCACCAATACATGGTGACAAttgtgatttctctttctttccttgcccTATTTTGCCTTCTGTTCTAAGAAGGTCCACCCTGAGCTCAGCAACAGCCCATGTGCTACCATGGCAACCCAGAGCCACTGGAACAGCCCAGGGGCACTCTCACATGGCTTAACTGCCAGTTTCCATCCCCAAATGACCACCCTCAGTGCTGATCCTGGGCACCAGCTGGAGGATAAGGTAAGGGAAGTGGAGAGGAAACCTGGGCCTTTAGGAACTGCCCTGCCCATGGAATTTTGGGATTGCCAACTTGGGGCAAGCCTCTTTGAATGTTTGCAGGAAACACCTATCCAAATTCAGCTGGCTACGGCTGAATTAACCCAAATAAAGGACTGAGCTGCCCATCCTGGCCTCCTGGTCAGGGTGCCAGGCCCTCTCCAGGGAGGTGGAAACAACAAAGATGTCCCTCTTTCCCAGAGCAGTTGCTCTCAGGCTCCCATTTGGGACCTCACCCAATTAATTACACTCCCAGTCACTTCCTCCGCCACTCAGCCCTCTCTAGGAATACCTGCCCCACTGATCAAGGACACACTCATTTGTCAACAGCTGGATAgcatattatcttttaaaaaaagcaaacaaactaatACAActtaaagtaaaatgttaatgttgGGGGATGTCACTTGCTGGTTTGGATAGTCTGAGCCACTGAGTTCTTCCAGGAGAGGTTCAGGAGGTGACAGTTCATAGCAGGTTCCCTACAGAGGGTCAGAAGATGAGGTCTGGAGGAGAGCTGTTGCAATAACTCAGCGGCTGTAAAGTCAAATGctgccccagggctggggaggtaATGCCATGATTGACTGTCCTGGTAGAAACTGTAacacaggaaggagggaggaaatacCCCGATTGTTGCCATGCCAGCCCATGTCGCCagatctccccatttccctcgaGAAGCCAGATAGCTGCATTTTATATGAAATCTCCTGATTTTAAATGATGGCAATGACATGGaagtttttaaatacattatatgGCCAAAGAAAGCCCCTGTGGTCAGAATCTGGCCTGTGGGCTGCCACTCTGTAACTTCTGCTGTCaatttattttccagttctttcctctctttccttccttctccattcAACTTCTTTCTGCCAGGTACGCCACAGCCCTGGAGGACACAGTGGACACTGGAAAACTGTTCAGGAGCCGCTCCCTGCGAGAGTTTGAAGAGACCCTCTTCTGCCACACCAAGAGCTTCCCCATTAGCTGGGACACCTACTGGGACCACAATGACCCCCTCCGGGATGTGGACGAGGCAGCCGTACCTGTGCTATGCATCTGTAGTGCCGATGATCCTGTGTGTGGGCCCCCAAACCACTTTCTGCCAACTGAACTCTTTCACAGCAACCCCTACTTCTTCCTCCTGCTCAGCCGCCATGGAGGCCACTGTGGCTTCCTGCGCCAGGAGCCCTTGCCAGCCTGGAGCCACGAGGTCATCTTGGAGTACTTCCGGGCCTTGACTGAGTTCTTCCGAATGGAAGAGAGGATGAAAGGGCTGAGCCGGCGCCGAGTTTCGTTCCTAGGGGGCCGGCGTCGCTGGGGAACCCTGCCAAAGCGGGAGGTCTCTCCCTCTTCCAACCTGGAGGAGATCTTTAGCTGGAAGAGATCGTATACAAGGTGAGACCTGACCCAAGAACCCACCAGCCCTGCGAGGAAGAACAGAGCTGGGCACGGCTGAGTCCTGAAAAGGCAGTGAGGACTGAATGGGGCAGGCAGCTTCAGCTCTTTGCCCCGATTCAGCCCCTTCTCTCTTAAACTGGTCTGTGGAAAGAGACGGAACTTCCAGCAAGCTAGCGTTCATTTGCCTCTGAGCAGAACTCCTGCCCAGGCCCTGCTCTACACATACCAACTCATCCTGGTTCAGCAGCTGGGCATTCCCCGTCACTGTCCCCTGTCACCGACTTCATAAGCCAAAGAATATCTCCATAAATGTCCCTGGACTCAAGAGAAAATGCTCGCTCACAGCAAAGATACAGAGGAGATGAGTTTTGTGAGCCATTGGGCAGGTCTGTGCCACATAAATAATGAGCTCTGCGACGCTGGTTCTCAAGCTGGAGCCACTTGATGTAGTGAGGACAGGAGGTTTGTGTCTCGATGGCACTTCCCTCGTTTTTTTCTGCGGCTGTGGCGCTCTGCTGACTTCATGTGGTGGCAGATGTGGAAGCGGCTCACAGAGCCAACGCGTCTTGCGTTGAGTGTGAGATAGGCCCAGAGGCAGTAAGTGCTGTGCTGAGACTGGGTTGGGGAGGGCAACCAGCTAGAGAGCGTGAACGCCTGCATCTGGAATACCAAGGGCCAGGCTTCAGCTGAGTTCTGCAAGTCCTGACTGGGAGTGGGGCTGATCTGGGGCTTCAGCCTAGGACCTCAAGACTCACTAGAGAGATCCCAAGGATGATTTTAGGAAGAGGAAATCCTCGCAGGGTCTGCTTGACCATGGCTCAAGGAGCCAGGCTCTCAGACATTCTAGCTGCTCCCTCCAGTACCATTTCGGGGGATTACTCCAGAGAGTTCTAGCGAGAGGTGTCTTTCTCCTGagatgtgggctttctctaagtgGTGAAAGTATAAACCTCATATCTTAGGTGTTTTTTTGGTTAGTTGCCCTCTTTTCTGACACTACTACTAGCCTTTCCCTCTCCAGACCCTGGAGAGACATCTGGGAccagagaaagcaaacaaaatttcCAAGAGATTGGCTAGAGCTGACTCAGTGATTTATGAATATTTCACATTACCATGCTTTTTCTGCTCAGTTATTCAAAAGGCCATCCatgtagatgcaggaaaagcttccTCCTGGATCTGACCACTCAGTGACTGATAGGCTGTTTGGTTTTATGAGGACTAATGCTTAAGATCAGAGTAAAATAAGGCATTGTACAGATTGACCCACACCTTGGTTGGGATTAGGCCATTAAGCAATACAATAGGACATCCAGTTCCTCCCAGAAAAGCTTTGCCCTGAAATTTTAATTGGTCATCAAGAAAGAAGGCACCTGTTTCGACAGGAAGCTCCATACTGGCCTCACAAATAGCAAAGCAATTTGAAGAAGGAGAGATGTTTACCAAAAGCCATATCCTAAGGCTTGGTATGAGGAATTTCTGGGGCCATGATTTTAGGTTTGGATAATTTTAGCCCATCCTTGTTCCTCTGGATCAACCAAGAAGAAACTCTGAACTATCCAACAATCTGAACTGAAATGCAGACAACATTCGTCTAAGGCACATTATCCTGTCATGAAAaaattccctccctccttccccacttctTGTTCCTCTTCCTCTGTGTTCCTCATCTAACATTCTCTTACCATTTCTGAGCAGGAGAGATAATAAGGAAGTGAACCCTAAAGAAGCTGTTCTACTTCTGGTTAACACCTTGGTATAAGGCTTGGCAAAGAAGAATTACTGACATCtggccagccccctcccccagcatctGGTACAGCGGGGATTTCAGTTTATTAGGTCTTGCAGTCCCATATGCAGGACCCTATAATCATTCAGAACTCACTGCAAAATGGGGAGCAGTCCAGTGGTTTTtaaccaccccccaccctcaccccccaggATTAAAGGGCCCCTAAGGGCTAAAATCCAGATTGTTTCTCTAGGCCAGATACCACGGGACTCTGGTTAAGACAATAGCTTTTGGAGAAATCATGGTTCCTTTTTTACAGAAAAGCcagctggtggggtggggtgggggaggatatatatatatatatatatatatatatatatatatatatatatgtatatattttccagTTATGGTCTTAAAGCTCTGTGCAACAGAACAGCCCTTGTCCCTTGGATCCCCTTGGATCCCCAGCCCTAATGACCTAAACCCTAAAGTATTTCTCCTCCATGCCCCTGTGCCAGAGGTACTCATAGCCATTCTCAGGAAGCTATCTCTCTTCTCATCTTCTCATCACCATTTGGTGACATCACTGCTTTTCAAGCCATCTTTGCCAAGAAAGCGTAGTTCCTGTTCAAGCAGGTTTGGGTGACCCTGTCCTTCAGTCTAATGATGAAGGAATCACCCAAATTGGCTCTGCTTTGGTTAATAGCTAATTATATGAAACCAGATGGAGGAGAGAGAATTCTGAGAGAATGCATGGCCctaaaaacaaagagacaaattaTGAGTTTGGGGaagcaagaaacaaacaacaaaacaaacaaaacccaaagaagtACCACAGAGTTGGGAGTTTTCCAGGTAGCAAGTCTTTGGCAATCCTCTCAGGTCTCATTCACTTGCTTGCCTCCCTTTTGGTCTCTTCATTATTTATAAACACCTTCAAATGgtaaagggggaaaagaaaacacaacccaATTACAATAAAGGAGGCATAATCTCAGACCTGAGTTATCTGTCTCCACCCACTGGATCAGAATGCAGGAAGCAGACAACTGCTTCTCAAGGTTTCCTTGAGTCCTACTAAGTTCTGACCTCTGATACCAAAGACTGTGCTAAGCTATAACTTAATTCTCTTAAAGATttagtattttatgtatttatccatAGGTTTCCAAGGTGGCTTGGCCAGAgatgacaataataaaaaaacatagCACCCAATCCTCATTTTGAGATGTCATCTCTGTTTTGAGTGAAGATATCCTTGCTAAGACTTGAGTACTGTTAGAAAAGAGGTCTTGACACAGGAAGTGTCATCTTAGCTTTATATATAACCTCAAAACCACCCCAGAGTCAGAAGTTCCTCTGTACTCATCTTCCACCCAGACCGCAGGATCCTTTGTCAGTCACCCTTAGTAATGCCATGGTTTCTTCCTTTAGAAATGAACATTAGTATAAAGTTCCCTCCCTGCTTAAACAGGCAGATATACTTGGCCACTTTGGCAGAACTTGCCAATGATACCAATGATCCTACAGCCAAGCCACAAAAGATGGCATCAGAAACTGTTTTCACTAGTTATGACAGTTTGTAGAGTTAAGAAGTTATACCTAAGGAGTGTCCGAGTGCCCAGGGATGGAATGAATGCCTTAGGAAGCAGAAGGTCCCACATCATTGGTGGTATACACAAG
This region of Physeter macrocephalus isolate SW-GA chromosome 14, ASM283717v5, whole genome shotgun sequence genomic DNA includes:
- the ABHD15 gene encoding protein ABHD15, with the protein product MPPWGAALALLLAALALLGLLSALLRRPGRRAVGARTLPGAQGRDHEEEVDGAGSADQFSDRREPLPGGCRLICKPSALAQCLLRALRRSTALEPGPRCWLSGPHLQTLCHFVLPVGPGSDLAREYLQLADDGLVALDWVVGPCARGRRVTNAGGLPAVLLVIPNAWGRLTRNVLGLCLLALERGYYPVIFHRRGHHGCPLVSPRLQPFGDPSDLKEAITYIRFRHPAAPLFAVSEGSGSALLLSYLGECGSSSYMTGAACISPVLCCREWFEAGLPWPYERGFLLHQKIALSRYATALEDTVDTGKLFRSRSLREFEETLFCHTKSFPISWDTYWDHNDPLRDVDEAAVPVLCICSADDPVCGPPNHFLPTELFHSNPYFFLLLSRHGGHCGFLRQEPLPAWSHEVILEYFRALTEFFRMEERMKGLSRRRVSFLGGRRRWGTLPKREVSPSSNLEEIFSWKRSYTR